From the Sphingomonas aliaeris genome, one window contains:
- a CDS encoding histone deacetylase family protein, with protein sequence MIPLVHHPDYVAPAPARSTYQWNKNGLIRDLLQEEGGLIDWHRPDPVPLPWLEAVHDPDYVAEVLEARVPREKERRLGFPVTAEVARRARMVPGGTYLAARLALSNRFAANSAGGSHHALADTGAGFCVFNDLAIAAVQLEAEGIRTLIVDCDVHQGDGTAALTAGRTGIATYSIHAAKNFPVRKARSTLDVPLPDETGDDVYLDTLQATLAPLLDEFAPDLILYQAGVDPFGGDRLGRLSLTQHGLDRREALIATLAMSRGLPLASTVGGGYGPDALEIARRHVRAILVLGRTFSALRGPDRKA encoded by the coding sequence ATGATCCCACTCGTCCACCACCCGGATTACGTTGCACCGGCGCCGGCCCGCAGCACCTATCAGTGGAACAAGAATGGCCTGATCCGCGATCTTTTGCAGGAGGAAGGGGGGCTGATCGACTGGCATCGGCCCGATCCCGTGCCGCTCCCCTGGCTGGAGGCGGTGCACGATCCCGACTATGTCGCGGAAGTGCTGGAAGCTCGCGTTCCCCGCGAAAAGGAGCGCCGGTTGGGATTTCCCGTCACGGCTGAGGTCGCCCGTCGTGCCCGCATGGTCCCGGGCGGCACTTATCTCGCCGCGCGCCTCGCGCTGTCGAACCGCTTTGCGGCAAACAGCGCGGGGGGCAGTCATCATGCCCTTGCGGATACCGGTGCAGGCTTCTGCGTGTTCAACGATCTCGCCATTGCTGCGGTCCAACTTGAAGCAGAGGGAATACGGACGCTCATCGTCGATTGCGACGTGCATCAGGGGGACGGTACCGCCGCCCTCACGGCAGGGCGTACCGGCATCGCTACCTATTCGATCCATGCCGCCAAGAACTTTCCAGTGCGCAAGGCACGATCGACGCTCGACGTGCCGTTGCCCGACGAGACCGGGGACGATGTCTATCTCGACACGCTACAGGCCACCCTCGCGCCGCTGCTCGACGAATTCGCGCCCGATCTCATTCTCTATCAGGCCGGCGTGGATCCGTTCGGGGGCGACCGGCTCGGGCGTCTATCGCTGACCCAGCATGGCCTCGACAGGCGCGAGGCGCTCATCGCCACGCTGGCGATGTCGCGCGGCCTGCCGCTGGCGAGCACCGTAGGCGGCGGCTACGGCCCTGATGCTCTGGAAATCGCTCGACGCCATGTCCGCGCCATCCTCGTCCTCGGCCGGACTTTCTCCGCGCTGCGAGGCCCTGATCGCAAAGCTTAA
- a CDS encoding alpha/beta hydrolase — MTEPFVRADTKAFLTFLNNVPGPKMHELDAPAARAQYIAMKDLGDPPVGELGARLSLTIPGPGGDIPATLFDPRTNRQPGPAIAFFHGGGFVIGNVETHASFCAEVARVMDMPVISVDYRLAPEAPWPAAPDDCEAAARWIATSPADLGRAVTSLIVCGDSAGGNLAIVTAMALRDDPAQVPVIAQLPFYPATDVTQEYPSYSEFAEGYLLTRPGMEWFNAAYAAEAEHIRASPLKGNLSGLPPAVVVTSSLDPIRDQGRAYAAALAEAGVPVVFREAKGNIHGFITLRQAIPSSVGDVAGALAALKAVVAEAEGNRVMVQAAAA, encoded by the coding sequence ATGACCGAGCCGTTCGTCCGCGCCGATACCAAAGCCTTCCTGACGTTTCTTAACAACGTTCCGGGTCCGAAGATGCATGAGTTGGATGCCCCGGCAGCGCGCGCGCAATATATCGCGATGAAGGATCTGGGAGATCCGCCGGTCGGCGAACTCGGCGCGCGGCTTTCGCTGACGATACCGGGGCCGGGCGGGGATATCCCGGCGACCTTGTTCGACCCGCGCACCAACCGCCAGCCGGGGCCGGCCATCGCCTTCTTCCACGGCGGCGGTTTCGTGATCGGCAATGTCGAGACGCATGCCAGCTTCTGTGCCGAGGTAGCGCGCGTCATGGATATGCCTGTAATCTCGGTCGATTATCGGCTGGCACCGGAAGCACCGTGGCCTGCGGCACCGGACGATTGCGAAGCGGCGGCACGGTGGATCGCGACCAGCCCGGCGGACCTCGGCCGTGCGGTGACCAGCCTGATCGTGTGCGGCGACAGTGCCGGCGGCAATCTGGCGATCGTTACCGCGATGGCGCTGCGCGACGACCCCGCGCAGGTGCCGGTGATCGCGCAACTGCCTTTCTATCCCGCCACCGACGTGACGCAGGAATATCCGTCATACAGCGAATTCGCCGAGGGGTATCTGCTCACCCGACCGGGGATGGAATGGTTCAACGCGGCGTATGCAGCGGAGGCCGAGCATATCCGCGCGTCTCCGCTGAAAGGTAATCTGAGCGGCCTGCCGCCCGCCGTGGTGGTCACGTCCAGCCTGGATCCGATTCGCGATCAGGGACGCGCTTATGCCGCAGCGCTGGCCGAGGCGGGTGTGCCGGTCGTTTTCCGTGAGGCGAAGGGGAACATCCACGGCTTCATCACGCTGCGCCAGGCGATACCGTCTTCGGTGGGCGACGTGGCGGGCGCGCTCGCCGCGCTGAAGGCGGTGGTCGCGGAGGCCGAGGGCAACCGGGTGATGGTACAGGCGGCTGCGGCCTGA
- a CDS encoding RNA pyrophosphohydrolase: protein MTDPDTLPYRPCAGIMLINREGQAFVGQRLDATMEAWQMPQGGIDPGEDAETAAIRELGEETGIAPDKVELIAAAPSELRYDLPPELVGKVWKGKYRGQTQKWFLYRFLGDDYDIDIATAHPEFSTWRWIDPATLPDVIVPFKRHLYEQVLEAFADHLPNGEARGSSDAS, encoded by the coding sequence ATGACCGATCCCGATACCCTGCCTTACCGGCCGTGCGCCGGCATCATGTTAATCAACCGCGAAGGACAGGCGTTCGTCGGGCAGCGGCTGGATGCGACGATGGAGGCGTGGCAGATGCCGCAGGGCGGGATCGATCCGGGGGAGGATGCGGAAACGGCCGCCATTCGCGAACTGGGCGAGGAAACGGGTATCGCCCCTGACAAAGTCGAACTGATCGCCGCTGCGCCGAGCGAGCTGAGATACGACCTTCCGCCGGAACTGGTCGGAAAGGTGTGGAAGGGCAAATATCGCGGCCAGACGCAGAAATGGTTTCTCTACCGTTTCCTGGGCGACGATTACGACATCGACATTGCGACGGCGCATCCGGAGTTCAGCACATGGCGCTGGATCGACCCCGCGACGCTGCCGGATGTGATCGTGCCGTTCAAACGGCATTTGTACGAACAGGTGCTGGAAGCGTTCGCGGATCACTTGCCGAACGGTGAGGCGAGAGGTTCGAGCGACGCGTCGTGA
- a CDS encoding DUF481 domain-containing protein, whose translation MRKPRFLLAFLIAPCLIGNAEETEIPSPIRAMLDAAIASGNPSEVAIVEKYARGAVPESAKAISAVADTWRHDREAARTAQIRAAGPFDLWKGNAQIGGYLTTGNTENIGVTGALDLTRESLFWRHKLRVSADYQESLGLVSRERYQASYEPNFKFSPRGYVYGAAQYESDRFLGYDDRISASVGAGYTAIKAPSATLNLELGPAFRHTSFTDATHERSLAARGSLDFDWKLSNAVSLTQNASAYVQHYNSTVTGTTALNAKLIGPLAAKLSYSVQYESMPPIGRVGTDTTSRASLVYSF comes from the coding sequence ATGCGCAAGCCCCGCTTCCTGCTCGCTTTTCTGATCGCGCCATGCCTGATCGGCAATGCCGAGGAAACCGAAATCCCGTCGCCGATCCGGGCGATGCTGGACGCCGCGATCGCGAGCGGAAACCCGTCCGAAGTGGCGATCGTCGAGAAATATGCGCGCGGTGCGGTTCCCGAGAGCGCCAAGGCGATCAGTGCGGTTGCAGATACGTGGCGGCATGATCGCGAGGCGGCACGCACAGCGCAGATTCGTGCCGCCGGTCCGTTCGATCTGTGGAAGGGGAACGCCCAGATCGGCGGGTATCTGACCACCGGCAATACCGAGAATATCGGTGTGACCGGCGCGCTGGATCTGACTCGCGAAAGCCTGTTCTGGCGGCACAAGCTTCGCGTTTCGGCGGATTATCAGGAGAGCTTGGGCTTGGTCAGCCGCGAGCGGTATCAGGCGTCGTACGAGCCGAACTTCAAATTTTCGCCGCGCGGCTACGTCTACGGCGCGGCACAATATGAGAGCGACCGGTTCCTTGGCTATGACGACCGCATCTCGGCATCCGTCGGTGCCGGCTATACGGCGATCAAGGCGCCAAGCGCGACGCTGAACCTGGAACTCGGCCCGGCATTCCGCCACACGTCCTTTACCGACGCGACCCACGAGCGCAGCCTTGCCGCACGCGGTTCGCTGGATTTCGACTGGAAGTTGTCGAATGCGGTGTCGCTGACGCAGAACGCCTCCGCCTATGTCCAGCATTACAACAGCACGGTGACGGGCACGACCGCGCTGAACGCGAAGCTGATCGGCCCGCTGGCGGCGAAGCTGTCGTATAGCGTGCAATATGAAAGCATGCCGCCAATCGGACGGGTGGGGACGGATACGACCAGCCGGGCGTCGCTGGTGTACAGCTTCTAG
- a CDS encoding hydrolase encodes MDQLSPAELTLIEMARAQPMLAQVERWSTINSGTRNLAGLASVATELADAFSVLPGEIQLIAPEPAESVGTDGIVSAIEHGRHLHLSVRPDAAVRMLFTGHMDTVYPVDHSFQALTMRDDGTLNGPGVADMKGGLALMLGALTAIEASPFGPRIGYDVVINSDEETGSFSSAALIADMALGKVAALTYEPALPDGTLAGARGGTGNFSIVVRGLSAHAGRNPDDGRNAILAAADIALRLAEARGPRLAVNPARIDGGGPNNVVPDLAVLRVNFRPATLDEIKRAQAQIDSAVAMVAAKHDVRIEVHGGFNRPPKPIDAGAEMLFGLVKSSGAALGLDIGWRHSGGVCDGNNIAACGVPVVDTMGARGGAIHSPDEFLIVDSLPERAALSALTIARIAQAGRL; translated from the coding sequence ATGGACCAGCTTTCCCCCGCCGAACTGACGCTGATCGAGATGGCGCGCGCGCAGCCGATGCTGGCGCAGGTGGAGCGTTGGTCCACGATCAATTCCGGGACGCGCAATCTGGCCGGGCTGGCGTCGGTAGCGACGGAGTTGGCCGACGCGTTCTCGGTGCTGCCTGGCGAGATCCAACTGATCGCGCCCGAGCCTGCGGAGAGCGTGGGGACGGACGGAATAGTCTCGGCGATCGAGCATGGCCGGCACCTGCACCTGAGCGTCCGTCCGGATGCGGCGGTGCGGATGCTGTTCACCGGGCATATGGACACCGTTTACCCGGTCGATCACTCGTTCCAGGCGCTGACGATGCGCGACGACGGCACGTTGAACGGGCCGGGCGTGGCGGACATGAAGGGCGGTCTCGCGCTAATGCTGGGCGCGTTGACCGCGATCGAGGCGTCGCCCTTCGGCCCGCGGATCGGGTATGACGTGGTGATCAATTCCGATGAGGAAACTGGCTCCTTCTCGTCGGCCGCGCTGATCGCGGACATGGCGCTGGGTAAGGTCGCCGCCCTGACCTACGAACCGGCATTGCCGGACGGTACGCTGGCCGGCGCTCGCGGGGGGACCGGCAACTTCTCGATCGTCGTACGGGGGCTGAGCGCGCATGCGGGGCGCAATCCGGACGATGGGCGTAACGCAATTCTCGCCGCCGCAGATATCGCGCTGCGGCTGGCGGAGGCGCGCGGGCCGAGGCTGGCGGTCAATCCCGCACGGATCGATGGCGGAGGGCCGAACAACGTCGTGCCGGATCTGGCGGTACTGCGCGTCAATTTCCGCCCGGCGACGTTGGACGAGATCAAGCGGGCACAAGCGCAGATCGACAGCGCCGTGGCGATGGTCGCCGCCAAGCACGACGTCAGGATCGAGGTGCATGGCGGCTTCAACCGACCACCCAAGCCGATCGACGCCGGGGCGGAGATGCTGTTCGGACTGGTCAAGTCGAGCGGCGCCGCGCTTGGGCTCGACATCGGCTGGCGGCATAGCGGCGGGGTGTGCGACGGCAACAACATCGCCGCGTGCGGCGTGCCCGTCGTCGATACGATGGGCGCGCGTGGCGGTGCGATCCACTCTCCGGACGAGTTCCTGATCGTCGACAGTCTGCCCGAACGCGCCGCCTTATCCGCACTCACCATCGCGCGGATCGCGCAAGCAGGACGCTTATGA